DNA from Paludisphaera mucosa:
ATTTCGGCGTAAATCCTATTATTGTAATAGGTTGTGCGGGTTTCCGATTGGCTTCGTTGGTCGAATTCGTTTTGTATTTCGGGCCTTCCGGGGCCCTGTCGAAAGCTCGTTCACGAGACGAGTCGATCGTCCTTCTCCCACGAGGGGAGGAGGACGTCTCGCCCCGCTTGCTCCGGTGTTTTCGACAGAGTCGGCCTCCGGCGGGTTTGTCGGCGAATAGGACGGTCCCGCGCGCACTCCCGATTGACTATGCTCCTTTTCGCGAGATGCGCACGAAGAATCCGATGAAAGCGCGATCCGAAACTTACTGTCGGATCGCGCTTCACGGATCGAGCTGGCTGCGCCCAGAGACGTGACGGGGGGCGTCAGGCGGCCCGTCGGCGACGGACGGCCAGGCCGACGAGGATGAGGGCGGAGCCGGCCAGGGCGAGGCTCGCGGGCTCGGGGACGGCGGCGGCGGCGCCCACGCGGTACCGGGCGTCGTCGACGGCGAAGGCGCCGGGGATGGACATGCCGAAGGCGTTGGTCATCGAGCTGGCCACGTTGAAGTACAGGGTCGTCGCGCCGGCGAGGGCGGAGAGGTCCATGTACAGCCACTGGTCGGCGATGAGCATCTGGCCCTGGCGGTTGTCGGCCAGGTAGATCTCGGCCGAGCCGCCGAGCACGTCGCCCTGGGCGTCGATCCCGTAGGCCGTCACCTTGAACCAGTCGGCGACGTCGTGGTTCACGCCGCCGAAGGGCCTGCCGGTGAAGGCGTCGCCGTAGAGCATCGTGAGTGCGGCGTAGGTCGTGTTCGTGATGAACATCCCTTCGATCCCGGCCCCGACGGGCAAGGTGAACGAGGGGAGGCCCCGGAGCTGATCGGCCTGGGTCGGGTCGAAACCGGCGCTGTCGTCGTACCCCGACGCCACGCCGAAGTTCGCGCCCGAGTGCGCCCCGCCGGCGTACGAGGAGAACTGGTTGAGGAACCCGGCCGTCGTCGTGTCGGCCTGGTTCGAGTAGGCGAATCCGCCCCAGCTCCCGAACGTCGACTCATACGTGTTGCCGAAGCCGACCCCGCCGGACGTGAACGTCCCGTCGAATTGCGGCCCCCACGGCCCGGAGCTCTCGACGGCGCCGGGCATCGGGCCCTGGTTGAAGGAGTTCGGGGCCAGCGTCAGGTCGTCGAACGTCGCGACGACGTCGCCGGCCCTGGCGCTCGCGGCGAGGCTCGCGACGATCAAGCAAGTGCAGAGGAACGAATATCGAAATTTCATCAGGCGTGCTCCGAAGTCGGGGTTCGAGTGGTATCCGCGGCGCGCACGGCGAACGGGCCGGCACGAGGCGTCGGTGTGCGAAAAGGGAGGGCGCAGGGTGGACGAGGAGGCGCGAGGACGCCTACGGGGGAGGGCGCAGCATGAAGACCTTTCCGCCGGGTCGGGCTGGTGCCGTTGGCGCTTCGACCGTCCCGGGCGGGCCCGATGCAGCCGATCTGCACGAACGCCCGCCGAGGATGCCGGCGGCCGAGCATCCCAACAGCTCTCGACGGGCAGGTCTTCTGGCTCTCGGCTCGTAGCGGCCTCGGACGGCCTTCCCGCCCCCCTGGGGGGAGCAGTGGCCCTGTGGTCCGAAGCCTCACCGATTACAGCGGCGGCCCCGCGCCGGATTCGCACCGGCTTCCCTATTCTCCCCCCCGAGCAGTCTCGGCCGGGGGCACCTGTCGAGTGGTTGCAGAATAGTGGTTTTCCGGCCCGAATTCAAGGCGCGAACGTCCGGCCGCCCGGTTCGGGTCGGATCGACGGATCAGAATGCTCCTTCAATCGGCGGCCGTGCCGGCGGCACGGATCTCGGTCCCGGCGCGCCGGGCGAGGCTGTCGCCGAGCCGGCCGCGCATCGCGTCGGCCAGGCCCTGGAGCCGCTCGACGACCTCGGGACGTTCGGTCGATAGGTTGCGCGTCTCGCCGAGGTCCCGGTCGAGGTCGTACAGCTCCAGGCCGACGGGAAGCTCGCGATACTTGCCGGGGACGCCGCCGACGCCGGGGGCCTGGCCGTTCATGGTCCTCGTCGTGTGGGGGAAGAGCAGCTTCCAGGGGCCGGAACGCATGGCCTGCAACTGGCCGTCGGCGTAGTAGAAGAAGAGGGCCTCGTGGGGGCTGCGTGCGTCGGGGGCGCCGAACAAAAGCGGGCGGACGTCGAGGCCGTCGATCGGCAGGGCGGGCGGTTTCGCGCCGGCGAGCGCGGCGAAGGTGGGGAGCAGGTCGATCGTCGCGGCCGGCTGGCGTTGGACGAGCCCCGCGGGGACCTTGCCCGGCCATCGGGCCACGAACGGCACGCGGACGCCCCCCTCGTAGCTCGTCCCCTTGCCCTCGCGCAGCGGGCCGGACGAGCCGCCGTGGTCGCCGTAGCTCAGCCAGGGGCCGTTGTCGGAGGTGAAGACGACCAGCGTCCGCTCGTCGAGGCCCTCGACCCGGAGGGTCTCCAGGATCGCGCCCAAGGCTTCGTCGATCTCGCGGATCACGTCGCCGTACATCCCCGCACCGCTCTCGCCTACGTTCTCGTCGCGGACGAAGAGCGGGACGTGGGGCATGTTGGGCGCGAGGTAGAAGAAGAACGGCCGGTCCTTGTTCGTCCTGATGAAGTCGACCGCGCGGCCGGCGAACCGGGTCGTCAGCGACTTCTGGACCTCGGGCGTGACGTCGGCGATCGTCGGCCGGTCGCCCTCGATGAGCGGCAGCGGCGGGTAATCCTTGGGCCGCTCGGGGTGGTGAGGCCACATGTCGCCCGAGTACGGCAGGCCGAGGAACTCGTCGAACCCGTGGTGCGTCGGGGCCTGCGAGGGCCGGCAGCCCAGGTGCCACTTGCCGGCCATGCCCGTGGCGTAGCCGGCGGATCGGAACATCTCGGCCATCGTCGTCTCGTCGTGCGAGAGCCCCTGCTTCGTCTTCGGCCCGAGCGCCCCCCGGATGCCCACGCGCTCGTGATAGGCCCCCGTCAGCAGCGCCGAGCGCGAGGCCGAGCAGACCGCGCTCGACACGTAGAAGTCGGTGAAACGCGCGCCCTCACGCGCCATCCGATCGAGGTTCGGCGTCCGATATTTCGTCGCCCCGAAGCAGCCGAGGTCGCCGTAGCCCAGGTCGTCGCAGAAGATCAGGACGACGTTCGGCCGGTCGTCCCGGGCGCGGTCGGCCCGGGCCGTCGCGATCGGCAGCACGGACGCGAACATCATCATGAAGGGGCCGATGGATTTCATGATCCGTCCTGGGCGAAGGCGCCGGCGAGTAGGTTCCGGAAGTCGGTCGTCTTGAGGAGCCCATCGGCCGGCGGCGGGCCGTCGGCGATCAGGAGCGGCTTGTCGAGCGGGTCGGCGGCGGGGAGGCCGTGGCTGCCGCGGACGAGGGACGGGTCGAGCGGGATGACGTCGAAGAGGGTGCGGAAGCCCAGCTTCTTCTGGATCAGGCGGCGGATCGCGCGGCCCTTGGGCCAGAACAGGGCGGGGTCGAAGAACATCTCGCAGGGGTCGAAGCCCGGCTTGCGGTGGATGTCGATCGTGCGCGCGAAGTCGGGGGCGAGCGCGTCGTCGAGCCAGTAGGGGTAGGCGAACCAGGCGTCGGGATCCGAGAGCGCGACGACCTCGCCCGAACGCTCGTGGTCGAGCCCGATCTCGGCTCGCTCCGCGGCGGCGAACGTCCGCGCCACGCCCGGCTCGGCGGCGAGCGTCTCGCGGACGAGGGACACGTCCTCGGGACGGGGCACATAGATGTGGGCGAGCTGGTGGTCGCAGACGGCCAGCGCACGGCTGCCGAAGGCGTCGATCGTCTCGCCGAACGGCCCGGGGCGGACGCTGAGCAGGCCCGCCCGCCGCAGGATCCGATTCAGGAGGACCGGACGGCTCACGTCGCAGTGGCCGTATTCGCTGACGACCCAGACGCGGGCCCCTTCGGCCTCGGCCCGGTCGAGCAGGGGGGCCGCAGCGTCGTCGAGTTCGCGGACGAGCTTCGGCATGTCGCAGCCCGAGGGTCCGCGGCGCTGGGGTTCGTAGTCGAGGTGCGGCAGGTAGACGAACGTCAGGTCGGGCCTGTCGCGGGCGAGCACGTCGGCGGCGGCGCGGGCGATCCAGTCGGTGCAGGGGAGGCCTGCGCTCGGGCCCCAGAACGTATGGAACGGGAATCGGCCGAGGCTCGACTCCAGGCGTTCGCAGAGCCCGTCGGGCGTGCCGGCGATGCCGAAAACCTTGTTGCCGTCGGCCCCGTAGTAGGGCTTGGGCGTGACGCTCAGGTCGACGTCGGCCCCCTGGTTGAACCACCAGAAGAGCTTGGCGATGCGGAAGGACGCCCCGCGCTCGCGGGCGCGGCGGCGGAGCGTCGTCTCGATCGTTTCGGCCTGGACCAGGGCGCTCGACTGCTGCCAGAATCGGACCTCGCGGGTGTCGCGGAAGAGCCAGCCGTTGGCGACGATCCCGTGCTCCTGCGGCGGCCTGCCGGTCAGCAGGCTGGCCTGCGCCGTGCAGGTGACGGCGGGGGCGACCTCCTCCAGCGAACGGACCCAGCCGGCCTCGGCCAGGGCCTTGAGCCGTGGGGCGTGGGCGAGCAGACGCCGGGTCAGTCCCACGGCGTTGACGACGACGACGGGCTGTGCGGACATCAGGGGAATCGGCTCCGAGACCAAGGCGGCGGGGATCATGACCGAGACGACCCGAGCATACCAGGAGGCCGAGCCGCCGTCGTCCACCTACGTCCCCGGGAGCGGCGTCCCGCATCCCGGGAGGTCGCGGACGAAGGGGGAGACGCCTCCGACGCCGCCGATCGCGGGCGACGCCTGGGGCGACTCGCCGGCCTACCTGCGCGGGGTCGACCTGTTCAACGCGGGGTTCTACTGGGAGGCCCACGAGGCCTGGGAGGCGCTCTGGCACGCGCACGGCCGCCGGGGCCCCGTCGCTCTCCTGCTCAAGGGGCTGATCAAGATGGCCGCGGCCGGGGTGAAGGTCCGCCAGGGGCGGCCGGCGGGGGTGCGGTCGCACGCGGCCCGCGCGGCGGGGCACTTCACCGCGGTCCGCGCCGAGGTCGGCCCGTCGCTGCTGGGGCTCGACCTCGACGGCTGGATCGACTTCGCCCGATCCGTGGCCGGGCGGCCCCCGGAGACGCCCGATGCGCCCGGGGGCTCGGCCGTGGTCGTCTTCACGCGACGGTTGACGCCGGGCGGAGATTCCCCAGCTTCCGGCGCCACGCGGCCCCCAGCGGCAGGGCCATGATCGAGCAGAGGATCACGCCCATCACGCCCTGCGAGCCGCCCTCGACGAAGCCGTAGCTGTGCAGGCCCACGCCCAGCACGAAGTTGACGCCGTACCAGGCCATGACGACCGACAGGAAGCAGCCGACCGAGGCGAAGACGAGGCCGAACGTGCTCACCCAGCCGGCGAACCGGCCGTGCAGCGGGACGAGGTAGACCAGCAGCGTGATGAGCGCCCAGACTTCCTTCGGATCCCAGCCCCAGAATCGCCCCCACGAGTAGTCGGCCCAGACGCCGCCCAGGATCGTGCCGGCGGCGATCAGGAGGACGCCCACCTGCATGGCGCGGTAGATGAAGTTCGAGAGCGGCTTGACCATCGCCGCCGTCTCCTGCATGGCCTTGCCACGGGCGTCGAGCGTCGCGGGGGCGGCCATCGCCTTGATCTCCTCGACCGTCGGCCGGGTCTTGGGCCTGTCGGCCGCGGCGATCCGGGCGGCTTCGGATTCCGGCGTGCCCGCGTCGTCGATCCCCCGCGAGGTCAGGCGGTTGACGGACTCGCCGGCCAGGGCGAACACGGTCCCCAGCGAGATCATCCCGCCGATCGCCGCCATGGCCGAGAAGACGTAGAAGAGCGGGTCGCCGATCGTCCAGTTGGGGCCGAACGCCCCGTACGACGCCGCCATGCCCCCCACGCCCACCGAGAAGAGCGGAAAGCCCGGGACGAGCGGCGAGGCCAGCTCGCCGTACGAGGGCGATCGGCGGTAGGTGGCGGTCAGGTAGTACACGGTGGCGATCAGCCCGAGCGCCCAGGCCAGGCCGAACGCGGCGTAGCTGGAGACCTCGGTCAGCACGTGGATCGTCAGCCAGAGGTTGCTCCGCAGCACCGGCTGGAGGCTCTTGATGCTGGGGTCCAGCAGCGGCACGTTGGCCGCGGTGATCGTCCCCAGGAGCGCGACGCCCGACCCCGCCAGGGCGGTGAAGGTGCGGCGGTAGACCAGCTCGAAGACGAAGGCCAGCACGGCCGCGACGAGGGCGACCCAGATGACCGTCTCGTACATATTCGTGACCGGCGCCCAACCCGAGATCTGGATCCGCAGGTAGAAGCCGTAGCACTCCAGGCCGATGCCGCCCAGCAGGGCGAGCATCCCCAGGCCGTGGAAGGCCCGGCCCGCCGTCCCCATCTCGGCGACGCGTCCGCCCGAGAAGCCCAGGGCGATCGCCAGCATGGCCAGGGCCGCGCCGTAAGCCATCGGGGCCTGGTAGAACGGGTTGATGGCGTTGAACCGCGACTCGCGGTCGATGGCCTCGGCGGTGGGGTAGTAGGTCGGATTCACCGCCCGCCCCAGGGCCCGCGAGCTGGCGAGCAAGGCCTCGGCCGGCTCGACGGCGATGGTCCCCGGCGCGGCGTTCTCGGCCTGCTCGAACGCCTTGTAGGCGTCGAGGAAGGCGCGCGTCTCCTTGTCGGGGTAGCCGGCCTTGATCAGGGCGTCGGGGTCGGCCTTGAGCAGGACCTTCAGCGGCGTCCAGACCGAGTTCTCGGCGAGCCAGGCGGCGTACTTCTTGTCGAAGGCGGCGTCCTCGCCCGGGTCGTGGCGGTCGTCGCTGGGGACGTCGTTCCAGTAGGTGTCGAGCGCCTTGAGCGCGTCGAACTCGATCGGCGAGAGGTCGCGGAGGTTGGCGGCCGTGCGCGCCTTGGGGATGACGACCTTGTAGAAGTCGAGCGCCTCGCGGCCGAAGGGGCGGGGCATGATCCGGACCAGGCCGGCCGACCGCATCTCCTCACCGGAGTACGCCTTGTAAGTCGCCAGCCGATGGCCGACGTCGATGGCCCGCTTCTCGACCTCGGTCAGCCGCGCCGCGAGGGTGGGGCTGGAGTCGAACTTGCGCTTCTGCTCGTCGAGCTGCGCCACCCACTCCATAAACGCTTCGTCGTGGTCGCCGTGGCGGATCTTGGCCTCGTCCAGCTCGTCGGGCGACAGCCACTTGTGGTCTTCCAGGAGCTTGGCCGCCACGTCCTCGAGCGCCTTGCGGTCGCTCGCCTCCAGCTTCGACGCCTTGAGGAAGTTCAGCACCGCCGCGGCGTCCAGCTCTTCCACGTCGGCGAGCAGGGCCAGGCGCTGCTTGTCCTCGGCCGCGGTCTCGGGCCGGGCGGCGATCGCGGCGAACTTGGCGCGGATGGGGCCGAGCAGGATCTTCCGCTTGAGCGGCAGGTAGTCGACCAGGATGAACGGCTGCGAGTCCCAGAACTCGGGGCGGACGATCCAGTCGACGAAGGCGGCGACGGGGGTCCAGGTCTCGGCGACCTCGTTGCGGTCGTCCAGCAGCTTGACCGTCTCGCGGCCGAAGACCTGCTTGACCTCCTCGCGGGCCACGGTGTCCAGCGGCTTGACGCGGCCGTTGTGCATGACGGCCACCCGGCCGATCCGGTCGTACGCCGGCCCGACCCCGAGCTTGGCGGGCCCCGCGCCCTCGTGACCCGGGGGCGTTACGGCGGCGACCGTCACGACCAGCAGGCCGCAGAGGCCCGTTCCCACAAGCAATCGGCCGTATCGTCTCATCGCGTATCTCCCCGGGATGGCTGAGGGGCGGTGGAAGGCGAGGCGGCCGACGCGGGCTCGGCCCCTGGGTCGCTCGTCGCGGTCGCTCACAAAATGTCTTCTTCGGCCTTCGCCGGCCCGGCGGGCTCGACGGGCGTCGGCAGGCCGGCCTTCTTCGCGGCCTGCTCGCGCTCGCGCCGGCCGCCGTCGGTGAACAGGCCCGCCCGCATGTAGAACTGCAGGAAGGTCCCCAGCACGACGAGCAGGCTGCCGGCGTAGATGATCGGCCGGCCCGGGTTGCTCCCCACCTGGAAGACCGACTGGAACTGGCCGGTCCGCTGCTGGGTGCGGGGGTCGACGATCGGCGAGTAGCGCATCTGGTAGAAGGTGTAGCCGCGGTGGGTCATCGGCTCGTTCATCGAGATCGTGTGCTCGCGGCCCTTGACCCCCTGGGCGGGGTCCTCGACCTTGACCTGGCTGACGAACTTGGTCGCCTGCTCGGTGCCGGGCTCGAAGCCGACCTCGAAGTCCTCGAGCTTCAGGTCGAAGCCCAGCGGCTTGCGGTCGACGTCGTAGGCGATCTCGAACGGCCGCGAGCCGACCGGGACCGGGCGGAAGGTCGGGGCTTCGAGCGACTCGCTGCGCTGGATCCAGACCTCCTCGGTCTTCCCGTCGACGGTCAGCTCGACGAGGCAGGCGGGGACGGCCTCGTCCATCTGGTTGCCCTGAAGGAACAGGGGCCGGAAGATCCGCTTCTCGACGCCCGCCGGCAGGTAGTCGGCGACCTGGAAGTTGATCGACATCGCGGCGGCCCCGCCGCCGAAAGCGTCGACCCACTTGCCCGGGGCGATCGGCCCCGACGTCCGCAGCTCGGGCTTGCCGTCCTTGGCGCGGCCGAAGACGCGGTAATACAGCTTCTGGTCGGGCCCGGCCAGGACGTCGACCTGGCCGAACCGGCCGCTGGTCTTGGGGTCGAGGTCGGGCGGGATCATCAGGTGGACGGCGGCCAGGGCCTCGGGGGGCTTGCCGCCGTCGACCGCCGGCCGGGGGATGACGTTGGGGAACATCGGCATCGCGCCCATCGCCACGTGCTCGACCACGGAGCCCTCGCCCTTGCCGACGTCGAACACGGCGATCGGGATCGACTCCTCGCCCACCACCTTCGCCAGGCCCGCCTCGCCGGTCGGGAAATGGGCGAGCTTCTGGAGCGAGACGGTCAGGTCGCTGTCGGGCAGCGGCACCTTCTTGTCGGCCGGCGTGTCGAGGACGAAGTCGAAGACGCGGGGCTTGCCGTCCCGGCCCGTGTACCGGAAGCGGGCGACGCCCGTCGTGCTCTTGTCCAGCGGCGGCTTGAGGAAGTCGTCGACGTAGTCGGCGCGGTCGACCGAGGCGAACGACACGAGCGCCGGCATGCCGTCGCTGCGGGCCGTCCGGTAGAAGCGGCGGTCGAGCTTGAACCACTGGTCGGATTCATCGGCGTTGGCCAGCCGGGACTCGGGCATGCCGGGGGCCTTGAACTGGAGCAGCAGCCGGGCCATCGGCTGGCCCGAGGGGTCGGCCTCGTGGAGCGTGTCCGGGGTGGAGGCGGGCAAGTAGCGCTTGACGACCAGCTTGAACGGGTCGGCCGGCTTGCTCAGGACGTCGGCCTCGTCGCGGACGATCGGGTACCGGCCGCCGGTCAGGCGGTTGAGCGCCAGGTCGAAGATGTTGCGGATCCGGGGCTGGCCGCCGCCCCAGGGGAAGGGGCCGCTCTCGTCGAACGGCATCGCGAACGACGCCGTGGTTTCCTGGTTGTGGGGGTCGACCTCGCGGAGGCGGAACATCGGGGCGTCGGTCCGGAGCATCTCGCTGCGGGTCTCGCCCTCCAGCATCCCCACCATCCCCTCGTCGCCCGACCGGAAGTGGACGTACGAGCCTAGGATCAGGATGAGCAGCCCGGCGTGCGTGACCACGAAGCCGGTCTGCCGCTTCTTCCAGGGGAACCGGATCGACGCCGCGCAGAAGATGTTGATCGCCAGGAAGGCCAGCAGGATCGAGAACCCGGCGCTCTTGTAGACGAAGGCCTGGGCGGCCTTGGTGCCGTAAGTCGACTCGAACCAGGTGGCGAAGGCGAGCGAGGCGGCCAGGCTGGAGATCGAGATCACGGCCAGCTTGAGCGACGCGAGGAACTTGTAAACCTCGTCGATCGCCGCCAGGGCCCGGCCGCCGAACGACGCCTTCGCGCCGGGCGTCGCGGGAGGGGGGCCGGATGACTTCTTGGTGGCCGTCGCCATGATGTCGCACCTGCCGGGGAGGGAGGATGGAAGTCGGGGATGAGTCGGGCGGGCCGGGACGGGCCGTGGTCGGCCGCCCCGAGATCTCTCGATTCTAATCCAACGCCCCCGCGAGCGGCCAGGGTCGTCGCCGGGGGGGGACGGATCGAGCGATCAGGGGAGCGCGACGTGGCAACGCACGCACGTCGCGAGCAGCCGCGACGCGGCGACCGCGCCCTCGGCCCGATGGTCGGCCAGGTCGAGGGCCGCCAGCCTCGTCTCGGCCGCGAAGCCGCGCCGAGATTCCCGGACGGAGGCCGGAGCCCGCTCCGCAGACTCCTCGGCGTGCTCGACCCCGAGGTCGAGTCGCGCAGGATCGAGGCCCTGCCATTCCTTACGCTCCAGGGCGCCGAGGAGTTCTCGAAGCTCGGAAGCCGGTTCGGCTTTATCGTTTATCGCGAGGTCGGGCCGGCGGGAGTTTATGCCCCGATCGGGGGATTCGACCGAACGGTGCGGCCCCGAGACGATCCAGGCCGCCAGGGCCAGCAGCACGCCGAGCGTCACTCCCCGGCCGACCAGGCTTTCGCGAAGCAGGGAGCGGGCGCGGACCAGGCGGCGGGAGATCGAGCCCACGGGATAGCCCAGCTCGACGGCGGCCTCGCGGTTGCTCTTGCCCTGGAGGTAGCAGAGGACCACGGGGTCGCGATACTTCCCGGGCAGGTCGTCCACGGCCCCGTCGATCGCCCTCCGGACGTCACGGCGCTCGACCTCGTCGGCGAACAGCGAGAGCGGGCATTCGGGCTCGGGCAACGCCCCCGCATCGCCGAAGTTCCAGCCGGGCGGGAGGTTGGAGACGGGGGTCTCGCGCCGGCCGCGGCGGGCAAGTTCGCTGCGAGCATGGAGGGCCAGCCGTCGGGCGACGTCCCGGACCCAGCCGCCGATCGAGGCCCGCCAGGCCACGTCGGAAGCCCGCAGGGACAGGAGCAGGAACGTCGCCTGGAAGACGTCCTCGGCGTCGTGCTCGCTCCGAAGGAATTGCCGGCAGACGCGCCGGACGTGGGGGCCGTGCCGCTTCACCAGTTCGGCGAACGCGGCCTCCTCCCGCCCCTCGGCGAACCGTCTCAGCAAGATCGCGTCCGTGGCCCGCTCGATCATCGCGTCTCCGGCCCTCGCCCGCCTCGGATCCCGTCGTACTCCGTATTATGTCGATTCGCCCCATCGGCGAATGCGTTTTTCTGGGAAGAGGTCGCGATTCTCTCGGAGTCGGAGTCGCGAAACCCCCGTGCAGGGTCGTATCAAAGCGAGATTCCCTCCGGTCGAGGCCGGCCGGGCTTGAACCTCGCCGCCTGGGGGCTACAGGGCCGCCGCCAGCTCGCGATAGCGGGCGGCCATCCGCGGCCCCTTGCCTTCGTCCTCGTGCTTGAAGAAGACGAAAACCTCCCGCCAGGCTTGTCCGGCCACGCGTTGCACCCAGGCCGCAAGCTCCGCGTCGCTGTAGTCGAAGCGCCGCAGCCGCAGGTAGCCCCAGTCCGCCGTGGGCACGAACGGGACGTCCAGCTCGCAGTCGGCGTCGGCCAGGCAGAGAGACGAATTGTGCTCGCGGAGCAGCCCGAAGACCTCGTCGTCGAACCAAGAGGCGTGGCGGAACTCGAACGCCGAGCGGATCGAGGCGGGGAGCAGGCCGAGGAACGCCTGCAGCCGAGGCGCGTCCTTCTTCATGTTCGGCGGGAGCTGGAACAGCAGCGGTCCCAGGCGCTCTTTCAGGGCCCCGGCGACTTCGAGCGTCTGCGCCAACGGCTCGCCGCAGTCCTTCAGCCTCCGCGTGTGCGTGATCCGCTGCGGGGCCTTGAGCACGAAGCGGAAGTCGGCCGGCACCGCGTCCGCCCACCGCTGCACGGTCGCGACGGCGGGGAGGACGCGGAACGTGCCGTTGATCTCGACCGCGCCGAAACGCTCGCCGTAGTAACGGAGCATCCCCGACGCCGGCAGCTTGCTCGGGTAGAAGCCGCCCTTCCACTCCTTGTAGGAGTAGCCGCTCGTGCCGACGTGGAGTTCCATGGGTCGCCCGCGCTTCGGCCTCAGTCGAACAGCAGCTTGTTCATGCGGGCGACGACGTCTTTCATGCGGTCCAGGTCGCCGAGGCCGACCTCGGCGGTGATCCAGCCGTCGTAGCCGATCTCGGTCAGGGCGCTTCGGACCGCCGGCCAGTCGATCTCGCCCTCGCCGAGCGGGTAGTCGAACCGCTTGGGCTTGGCGTATTCCTTGATGTGGATCTTGAGGATCCGCTTGCCCAGCTCGCGGATCCACTCCTGGGGGTAGGCGAACTCGACGACGTTGCCCACGTCGAAATACGCGCCGACGGCCGGGCTCTCGAACTCGTCGATGTAGCGGGCGAACTCGATCGGGCTGAGGAGGAACTTGTTCCAGACCTCCTCGACCGCGATCTTGACGCCCGCCTGCTCGGCGAAGGGGATGAGCTTGCGGATGTGGGCCTGCGAGCGTTCCCAGGCCTGGCGGTAGGAGACCTTCTTGTTGACGACCGCCGGGACGACGAGGACGGTGGTCCCGCCGTAGGCCTTGACGTCGAGGAACTCCTGCTTGATCGCGGCCACCCCGCGCTCGACGACGGCGGGGTCGGGGTCGGAGAGCGGCTCCTGCCAGTGCCGGCCGCCGCTGACGCCGTGGATGACTAGGCCGGTCTCGTCGCGGGCGGCGAGGACCTCCTTGAGGTCCAGCTCGTTGGGGCTGATCAGCTCGACGCCCTCGAAGCCGGCCTCCTTCAGCAGCTTGAAGGTCGGCAGGATGGGGCCCTTGGTCTGGCCGAGCATGAAGGCCCGCTTCCAGGGAGTCTTGGGTGCGAAGGCGGCCGAGGCCGTCGTCGCGCCCCAGGCCGCGCCCGCCGCGGCACCGGCGGCGGCCGCCAGGAATCCCCTCCGGTCGACGTCTTTCATCCGCATCGATTCGAGCCTTTCGTCACGCGAGGAGTTCGGCGAGCTTGGCCTCCAGCAGCTCGCCCACGAGCGCCGGGTTGGCCTTGCCGCCCGTCTGCTTCATCACCTGGCCGCGCAGGAATCCCTTGACCGCGTCGGGCTTCTTCTTGCCCTTCTTGAGGTCGTCGATCGCCTGCGGGTTGGCCGCGAGGGCCGCCTCGACGGCCGCGGCGATGGCCCCGCCGTCGGAGACCATCTTGTAGCCGCCCAGCTCGATGACGGTCTCGGCCGGGTCGCCGGTCTCGATCATCCGGCCGAGGACCTCGCGGCCCTGGTTCGTGTTCAGCTCGCCGCGGCGGACGCGGTCGATCAGGTCGGCGAGCGCGTCGGGCCGGACGGGGAAGTCGGCGACGGCCTGCTTCTTGTCCTTGATCGACCGCAGGACGTCCTGCTGGATCCAGTTGCTCGCCAGCTTGTACTCGCTCGTCTTGGCGGCGACGGCGTCGTAGTACTCGGCCACGTCCTCGCCCTGCTCGACGAGGACGTTGGCGTCGTAGGGCGAGAGCCCGTAGGCCGCCTGGAACCGCGTCCGACGCGCCGCGGGAAGCTCGCCGATGGTCGCACGGACGCGGCCCAGCCACGCCTCGTCGACGACGACGGGGACGAGGTCGGGCTCGGGGAAGTAGCGGTAGTCGGCCGCCGTCTCCTTCTCGCGCTGGGGCTTGGTGACCTCGTCGGCGTCGTTCCAGCCCCGCGTGG
Protein-coding regions in this window:
- a CDS encoding sugar phosphate isomerase/epimerase family protein, translated to MKDVDRRGFLAAAAGAAAGAAWGATTASAAFAPKTPWKRAFMLGQTKGPILPTFKLLKEAGFEGVELISPNELDLKEVLAARDETGLVIHGVSGGRHWQEPLSDPDPAVVERGVAAIKQEFLDVKAYGGTTVLVVPAVVNKKVSYRQAWERSQAHIRKLIPFAEQAGVKIAVEEVWNKFLLSPIEFARYIDEFESPAVGAYFDVGNVVEFAYPQEWIRELGKRILKIHIKEYAKPKRFDYPLGEGEIDWPAVRSALTEIGYDGWITAEVGLGDLDRMKDVVARMNKLLFD